A single Chryseobacterium sp. DNA region contains:
- a CDS encoding cold shock domain-containing protein: MADSFSKKENFKKKIQKQKEKALRREERKTNNNKGKDMEDVFMYVDEFGRLTSTPPEQRQEVNLDEIQLGAAPIIEEDIRKTGIITFHSEKGYGFITEDNSKENIFFHNNNCTELVKKGNKVSFEKEKSPKGFSAVNIQIIK, encoded by the coding sequence ATGGCAGATTCTTTTTCTAAAAAGGAAAATTTCAAGAAAAAAATTCAAAAGCAAAAAGAAAAAGCGTTGAGACGCGAAGAACGTAAAACGAACAACAACAAAGGGAAGGACATGGAGGATGTATTCATGTATGTGGATGAATTCGGAAGATTAACATCTACCCCTCCTGAGCAAAGACAGGAAGTAAACCTTGATGAAATTCAGCTAGGAGCTGCTCCTATTATTGAAGAAGACATCAGAAAAACAGGAATCATTACTTTCCACAGTGAAAAAGGATACGGTTTCATTACTGAAGATAATAGCAAAGAAAATATTTTCTTCCACAACAACAACTGTACGGAACTTGTAAAAAAAGGAAACAAAGTATCTTTCGAAAAAGAAAAGTCTCCCAAAGGTTTTTCTGCGGTTAATATCCAGATCATCAAATAA
- a CDS encoding polysaccharide deacetylase family protein translates to MNALFKAFAGTLLVLGNSFYSQKTAVSVSDQCYIYLTFDDGPLNGSENINDIILEEKIKISVFMVGEHVMKDKQMDTYAKYYDQNPYIDEYNHSFSHANDHYEAFYNNVEKSVKDVEYNQTLLKLPYKIVRLPGRNIWRLGDRSKNDVANGIQTADQLAALGYKIVGWDIEWQHRPADGTPIQTVSEMYASVQKLCTSDKTFTKNNVVMLIHDEMFQKSWEESELKQLIDLLRANPNYIFEQMRFYPQ, encoded by the coding sequence ATGAATGCACTTTTTAAGGCTTTTGCAGGAACTCTTTTAGTACTGGGTAATTCTTTCTATTCGCAGAAGACAGCGGTATCCGTATCTGATCAATGTTATATTTACCTTACTTTTGATGACGGTCCGCTCAACGGAAGTGAGAATATCAATGATATAATTTTGGAAGAAAAAATCAAGATCAGCGTTTTCATGGTGGGAGAGCATGTCATGAAAGACAAACAGATGGATACCTACGCGAAGTATTATGACCAGAATCCCTACATTGATGAATATAATCACAGTTTTTCTCATGCCAATGACCACTATGAAGCATTTTATAATAATGTTGAAAAATCGGTCAAGGATGTTGAATATAATCAGACTTTGCTGAAATTGCCCTATAAGATTGTGCGGCTTCCTGGACGTAATATCTGGCGTTTGGGAGACCGGTCAAAAAATGACGTGGCCAATGGCATACAGACTGCAGATCAGCTGGCAGCTCTCGGCTATAAAATTGTAGGGTGGGATATTGAATGGCAGCACCGTCCTGCTGACGGAACCCCGATACAAACAGTCAGCGAGATGTATGCAAGTGTTCAGAAACTTTGTACCTCAGACAAAACCTTTACAAAAAATAATGTGGTGATGCTGATCCATGATGAAATGTTTCAAAAAAGCTGGGAGGAATCCGAACTGAAACAGCTGATTGATCTGCTAAGAGCAAACCCCAATTATATTTTTGAGCAGATGAGGTTTTATCCGCAATAA
- the lgt gene encoding prolipoprotein diacylglyceryl transferase produces the protein MNQLYIDWNVNPEIFNISGFPVKYYGLLFLTGLILCLNILKSIYKKENLSAQAHEALFSYAFIGILLGARLGHCIFYDFDYYSQHPVEIFLPIQKGVDGSYHFSGYAGLASHGGGIGLVIMLLLYARKFSIPFMTVLDAIAIVLPLGGTFIRWGNLMNSEIIGTPTSLPWAFIFRQVDDVPRHPAQLYEAISYFIIFLLVYFIYKQNIFKIGKGFYFGISILLIFMMRILIEFIKEDQVGFEHGMSFNMGQILSIPFVLLGLFFIAKSILEKGKVKTS, from the coding sequence ATGAATCAATTATACATCGACTGGAATGTCAATCCTGAGATCTTCAATATTTCCGGATTCCCTGTGAAATATTACGGCCTGTTATTTCTTACAGGACTTATTTTATGCCTCAATATTTTAAAAAGCATTTATAAAAAAGAAAATTTAAGTGCACAGGCGCATGAGGCTTTATTTTCATATGCTTTTATAGGAATTTTGTTGGGAGCCCGGCTGGGACACTGTATTTTTTATGACTTTGATTATTATTCCCAGCATCCTGTTGAAATATTCCTACCTATCCAGAAAGGAGTAGATGGATCTTATCACTTTTCAGGCTATGCAGGACTTGCGAGCCATGGCGGCGGTATTGGTCTCGTGATCATGCTTCTGTTGTATGCCCGAAAGTTTTCCATACCGTTTATGACTGTTCTGGATGCTATCGCCATTGTGCTTCCTTTAGGCGGAACTTTTATCAGATGGGGCAATCTTATGAATTCTGAAATCATAGGAACACCCACCAGCCTTCCATGGGCCTTTATCTTCCGGCAGGTAGACGATGTTCCAAGACATCCTGCGCAGCTTTATGAAGCCATCTCCTATTTCATCATTTTCCTTCTTGTTTATTTTATCTACAAGCAAAATATATTCAAAATAGGAAAAGGATTTTATTTTGGAATCAGTATCCTGTTAATTTTCATGATGAGAATTCTTATTGAATTTATCAAGGAAGATCAGGTGGGCTTCGAGCATGGGATGAGCTTTAATATGGGACAGATCTTAAGTATTCCTTTTGTATTGCTTGGGTTGTTTTTCATTGCCAAAAGCATATTGGAAAAAGGAAAAGTGAAAACGTCATAG
- a CDS encoding SDR family oxidoreductase: MSAQDVKGKVVLIAGGGKNLGGLLSRDFAAKGAKLAIHYNSESSKAESEKTLAEVQALGAEAFLFQGDLTKIDHITQFFDETISRFGGIDIAINTVGMVLKKPFSETTEEEYDTMFNVNSKSAYFFLQEAGKKLNNNGKICTIVTSLLAAYTGLYSTYAGAKAPVEHFTRAASKEFGGRGISVTAVAPGPMDTPFFYGQETEDAVAYHKSASALGGLTDIKDIAPLVEFLVTDGWWITGQTIFANGGYTTR; the protein is encoded by the coding sequence ATGTCAGCACAAGATGTAAAGGGAAAAGTTGTTTTAATTGCCGGCGGAGGTAAAAACCTTGGAGGCTTATTAAGCCGGGATTTTGCAGCGAAAGGAGCAAAATTGGCCATTCATTACAACAGTGAAAGCTCAAAAGCAGAAAGTGAAAAAACATTGGCGGAAGTACAGGCCTTAGGAGCGGAAGCATTTTTGTTCCAGGGAGATTTGACTAAAATAGATCATATCACGCAGTTTTTTGATGAAACCATTTCCCGATTCGGAGGAATTGATATTGCGATCAATACGGTAGGAATGGTACTGAAAAAACCATTTTCAGAAACAACAGAAGAGGAATACGATACAATGTTTAACGTTAATTCAAAATCGGCATATTTCTTTTTGCAGGAAGCCGGAAAGAAACTGAATAATAATGGGAAAATCTGTACCATTGTTACTTCTCTGCTTGCCGCTTATACCGGATTGTATTCTACCTACGCAGGAGCAAAAGCACCTGTAGAACATTTTACCAGAGCAGCTTCCAAAGAATTTGGAGGAAGAGGAATTTCTGTCACTGCTGTGGCTCCCGGCCCAATGGATACTCCCTTCTTTTATGGGCAGGAAACTGAGGATGCAGTGGCCTACCACAAGTCAGCCTCTGCATTGGGAGGGCTTACAGATATCAAAGATATAGCTCCCCTGGTTGAATTCCTGGTTACGGACGGATGGTGGATTACCGGGCAGACAATATTTGCCAACGGAGGATATACCACCCGATAA